The following are from one region of the Bradyrhizobium septentrionale genome:
- a CDS encoding MBL fold metallo-hydrolase RNA specificity domain-containing protein, giving the protein MKLSFHGAARAVTGSCHLVECLNQRILIDCGLFQGNRDLVEENVAAFGFDPATIDYVLLTHAHLDHCGRIPLLAKRGFRGEVITTAATRELARLVLVDTAHLQEEDAQRRARQRRRRGEEDASQPLYNVVDALDCFDRFGRTAEYGQPLQLAEELRATFFDAGHILGSASILIEAAERGSTRSVLFSGDLGNAGRPLLRLPSPPARADIVVMESTYGDRRHRSLKDSIEELYGAISSTLARGGNVIIPTFALERAQEILYVLNQGVERSRLPPTMQIFLDSPMAISATEIFKRHSECLSSEAASMFREGRDPLQPANLRLVRESADSVAINRITGGAVIMAGSGMGTGGRVRHHLRHNIWRNESAVVFVGYAASGTIARQIIDGAKSVRLFGEDIAVRSAIYTINGFSAHADQQELLAWRRAIEGCEATFLVHGEELAMQALAAHLEGQRVELPRLGDGFDL; this is encoded by the coding sequence GTGAAGTTATCCTTTCATGGCGCCGCTCGAGCGGTGACCGGGTCCTGTCATCTGGTCGAATGCCTGAATCAGCGCATTCTGATCGATTGCGGTCTTTTTCAGGGAAACCGCGATCTGGTGGAAGAGAACGTCGCCGCCTTCGGGTTCGATCCTGCAACCATCGACTATGTTCTGCTGACCCATGCCCACCTGGATCACTGCGGCAGGATTCCATTGCTCGCGAAGCGAGGTTTCAGGGGTGAGGTGATCACGACTGCGGCGACTCGCGAGCTGGCCCGTCTCGTGCTGGTCGATACCGCGCATCTTCAGGAGGAAGACGCACAGCGGAGAGCCCGCCAACGGCGCAGGCGCGGGGAAGAGGATGCGTCGCAGCCGCTCTACAACGTCGTCGATGCGCTCGATTGCTTCGATCGATTTGGAAGGACGGCTGAATATGGACAGCCATTACAGCTCGCAGAGGAACTCCGCGCGACCTTTTTCGATGCCGGCCATATCCTGGGCTCTGCGAGCATCCTGATCGAGGCTGCCGAGCGCGGGAGCACGCGTTCGGTTCTGTTCTCGGGTGATCTTGGTAACGCCGGTCGTCCGCTGCTGCGGCTCCCGAGTCCTCCCGCTCGTGCCGACATTGTCGTCATGGAATCGACGTATGGAGACAGGCGCCATCGGTCGCTGAAAGACTCCATCGAGGAGCTTTACGGCGCGATCAGCAGCACGTTGGCGCGAGGCGGCAACGTCATCATCCCGACCTTTGCGCTCGAGCGCGCCCAGGAGATCCTCTATGTCCTGAACCAAGGGGTGGAGCGGAGCAGGCTGCCGCCGACCATGCAAATCTTCCTGGACTCGCCGATGGCGATCTCGGCGACCGAGATATTCAAGCGGCATTCCGAATGTCTCAGCTCCGAGGCCGCCTCTATGTTTCGCGAAGGGCGGGACCCACTTCAGCCGGCAAATCTGCGCCTGGTCCGCGAGAGTGCCGATTCGGTCGCCATCAACAGGATAACCGGCGGTGCCGTCATCATGGCCGGGTCCGGGATGGGCACCGGCGGCAGAGTTCGCCATCATCTCCGGCACAATATCTGGCGCAACGAATCCGCGGTGGTGTTCGTCGGATACGCCGCCTCGGGAACGATTGCGCGGCAGATCATCGATGGGGCCAAGTCCGTTCGGCTGTTCGGCGAAGACATTGCGGTCCGCAGCGCGATCTACACAATCAACGGATTCTCAGCTCACGCGGACCAGCAGGAGCTGCTCGCATGGCGACGCGCGATCGAGGGATGCGAGGCAACGTTCCTGGTCCACGGCGAAGAGCTTGCAATGCAGGCGCTCGCTGCGCATTTGGAGGGACAGCGAGTTGAGCTGCCGCGTCTGGGCGACGGGTTTGATCTATAG
- a CDS encoding CBS domain-containing protein, with protein MSRNVITIDADASVIDAIKTMLSHHISGLPVVDRDGTLVGILSDGDFIRRVEVGTEKRRGRWLAMLAGTNQVALDFARQHGRKVRQIMSPKPITVEEDIPLEQVVQLMESHGVTRFPVMRDKKLVGMVTRTDFMTAIANPRLEGLPSSGDDDQIRTSVIAALAHAPWRPAALNVSVHDGIVSMRGSIRSDNAHKAAIVAAENIDGVKRVEDQLVKITYPPPEEDYGGGDFVSLEVEPSTEDDQPLYACERPR; from the coding sequence ATGTCACGGAACGTCATCACAATCGATGCCGATGCATCGGTGATCGATGCCATTAAGACGATGCTGTCCCATCACATCAGTGGCCTTCCTGTCGTCGATCGGGATGGAACGCTTGTCGGGATCCTGTCGGACGGAGATTTCATCCGCCGCGTGGAAGTTGGAACGGAGAAGCGTCGCGGCCGCTGGCTTGCGATGCTCGCGGGCACGAACCAGGTCGCACTCGACTTCGCCCGCCAACACGGCCGCAAGGTCCGCCAGATCATGTCGCCCAAGCCGATCACCGTTGAGGAGGACATACCGCTCGAACAGGTCGTCCAGCTCATGGAATCGCACGGCGTCACGCGATTCCCGGTCATGCGCGACAAAAAGCTGGTCGGAATGGTCACGCGCACGGATTTCATGACCGCCATCGCGAACCCTCGCCTCGAAGGGTTACCCTCTTCCGGCGATGACGATCAGATCCGTACGTCAGTCATTGCGGCACTTGCGCATGCGCCTTGGCGACCCGCTGCGCTGAACGTCAGCGTACATGACGGGATCGTCAGCATGCGCGGGAGCATCCGGAGCGACAATGCTCACAAAGCAGCGATCGTTGCAGCGGAAAACATCGACGGGGTGAAGCGGGTCGAAGACCAATTGGTGAAAATCACCTACCCACCGCCGGAAGAGGATTATGGCGGCGGCGACTTTGTCTCGTTGGAGGTAGAGCCTTCGACAGAAGACGATCAGCCTTTGTACGCATGCGAGAGGCCCCGATAA
- the opgC gene encoding OpgC domain-containing protein, translating to MPSDCSTGRLNGRNVHWNAASLTVHPGKDDSVPWDRDLRLDLCRGVPLWCIFLDHIPDNVFSWLTLRHYGFSDATRSLHVRVRRDLCAELQRCSPT from the coding sequence ATGCCTTCTGATTGTTCGACCGGCCGCCTGAACGGCCGGAATGTTCACTGGAACGCCGCGTCCCTGACGGTTCATCCGGGGAAGGATGACAGCGTGCCCTGGGACCGCGATCTCCGGCTCGACCTGTGCCGAGGTGTTCCTCTCTGGTGCATCTTCCTCGATCACATTCCCGATAATGTCTTCAGCTGGTTGACCCTGCGCCATTATGGCTTCAGCGATGCGACCCGAAGTCTTCATGTTCGTGTCCGGCGTGACCTGTGCGCTGAGCTACAGCGGTGTTCGCCGACGTGA
- a CDS encoding calcium-binding protein has protein sequence MAGTILTNADDTFLTGGFLFPATVYALDGNDTVATDPSSAAIFYGGDGNDFLTGSLMPDILYGGEGNDALSGDVNSDYIEGGGGNDAIYGGPSVVYASPGHFLGTDSLYGGAGNDVIFTGEEIQVVTLIGTSTQVVTRQTNVVYGGDGDDIVYGGSAFQDHIDGGAGNDSIYGGGGIVLGGEGNDLIVGDGLIYGGLGNDSLYGESGNDTLVGDAGIDLLEGGGGNDWLYLASSGGSAYGGDGNDIAIGSQNIDVLNMDAGDDYAYGYGGNDYVYAGSGNDIMFGGDGVDVLIGSAGDDYFDGGAGVNYYFGGDGGGPGTGVGNDTFVVNDVPGVQVVQDWTPSLDVVQLSGSEFSSFTDVLSHSYQNGAYFVVQVDADTSVWLNGATASTISAANFAIAS, from the coding sequence ATGGCGGGTACAATTCTCACCAATGCGGATGACACATTCCTGACCGGCGGGTTTCTTTTTCCGGCTACGGTCTACGCACTGGATGGTAATGACACGGTCGCCACAGACCCCAGTTCTGCCGCAATTTTCTATGGCGGTGACGGCAACGATTTTCTGACCGGCAGCCTCATGCCGGACATTCTCTATGGCGGAGAGGGCAATGATGCCCTCTCCGGAGACGTCAACAGCGACTACATCGAGGGCGGCGGAGGCAATGACGCCATCTATGGCGGGCCCTCCGTCGTATATGCGTCTCCGGGCCATTTCCTTGGCACCGATTCACTGTACGGCGGGGCCGGCAATGACGTCATTTTTACGGGTGAGGAGATTCAGGTCGTTACCCTGATCGGTACTTCAACGCAGGTCGTTACCCGCCAAACCAACGTCGTCTACGGCGGTGACGGTGACGACATCGTCTACGGGGGCAGCGCGTTCCAGGACCATATCGACGGCGGCGCCGGCAATGATTCAATCTATGGCGGAGGAGGCATTGTCCTCGGCGGCGAAGGCAACGACCTGATCGTCGGCGACGGATTGATCTATGGTGGCCTCGGCAATGACAGCCTGTACGGCGAGTCCGGAAACGACACGCTCGTTGGCGACGCCGGCATCGATCTCCTTGAAGGCGGCGGCGGCAATGACTGGCTCTATCTGGCAAGCAGCGGCGGCTCCGCCTATGGCGGCGACGGGAATGACATTGCCATCGGCTCGCAAAATATCGATGTCCTGAACATGGATGCAGGAGACGATTACGCCTACGGGTACGGCGGCAACGATTATGTCTATGCCGGCTCTGGCAACGATATCATGTTCGGCGGAGATGGCGTTGACGTTCTGATCGGGAGTGCGGGCGACGACTATTTCGACGGCGGTGCCGGGGTGAACTATTATTTCGGCGGAGACGGCGGCGGTCCGGGCACCGGCGTGGGCAACGACACATTCGTCGTCAACGATGTTCCCGGAGTGCAGGTCGTGCAGGACTGGACACCGAGCTTGGATGTCGTGCAACTGAGCGGCTCGGAATTTTCCTCCTTCACGGACGTTCTTTCGCATTCCTACCAGAACGGCGCCTACTTCGTGGTACAGGTTGATGCTGACACCAGCGTTTGGCTGAACGGCGCAACCGCCAGCACGATTTCTGCGGCGAACTTCGCGATTGCCAGCTAG